Genomic segment of Rhodococcus sp. W8901:
CACCGGCTGGGAGAAGCCGATCTACGTCAAGGTCGGCGCCACCCGCACGTACTACGACGTCAAGCTCGCGGTGAAGGCCGGAGCCGACGTCATCGTCGTCGACGGCATGCAGGGCGGCACCGCCGCGACGCAGGACGTGTTCATCGAGCACGTCGGCATCCCGACGCTCGCCGCGATCCCGCAGGCCGTGCAGGCGCTGCAGGAGATGGACGTCCATCGGCGCGGGGCGAACGGAGCGACGGGGGAATCCGGCGGGGTGCAGTTGATCGTGTCGGGCGGCATCCGCTCGGGCGCCGACGTCGCGAAGGCGATGGCCCTCGGCGCGGACGCCGTCGCGATCGGCACCGCCGCGCTGATCGCGTTGGGCGACAACCATCCCCGCTTCCAGAAGCAGTACGAGGCGATCGGGTCGTCGGCGGGCTTCTACGACGACTTCCAGGCCGGCCGCGACCCTGCCGGGATCACCACGCAGGATCCCGAGCTACAGCAGAACTTCGACCCCGTCGAGGGCGGACGCCGGCTCGCGAACTACCTGCGAGTGCTCACGATGGAGGCGCAGACCCTCGCCCGCGCGTGCGGGAAGTCGCACCTGCGCAACCTCGAACCGCAGGACCTCGTCGCACTCACCATCGAGGCGTCGGCGATGGCCCGCGTGCCGCTGGCCGGGACGAGCTGGATTCCCGGTCAGCTCTGACGTCGCACACCTTTTCCCGGCGTCGCATAGGTATTCAGTACTGAAAAGGTGTGCGATGCCGACAGAACCTTTGCGGTGCCGGCACCCTCCACAACGCTCACCGCCCGACCACCGCGCCCCGTCCACCGACAGTGGACGGGGCGCTACTGTGAGGCAATGAGCCCGTCCCAGCGCCCCGTGCACCGCGACACCACCGAGCGCGAGGTGCCGGCCGACACTCCCACCGGCGTCGACCTCGAACGCGTCATCGCGGCGCAGGTCCGCAAGCTGCGCCTGGCGAGCGGGCTGTCGGTGGGCGACATGGCCGCGCGGGTCGGCATCTCGAAGGCGATGCTGTCGAAGATCGAGAACGCGCAGACCTCCTGCAGTCTCTCGACCCTCGCACGTCTGGCCGCGGGACTGGATGTGCCGGTGACGTCCTTGTTCCGCGGCGCCGACACCACGCGGGACGCGGTGTTCGTCGAGTCCGGCAACGGCGCGGTGATCGTCGGCCGCGGCACGCGGGTCGGGCATCATTACGAACTGCTCGGCGCCCTGCGCGGGCAGCACAAGCGCCTCGAACCGGTGCTCGTCACGCTCACCAACGCCAGCGAGGTGTTCCCGCTCTTCCAGCACCCCGGCACCGAACTGATCTACATGCTCGAGGGCGAGATGGTCTACGGGCACGGCGAGAGCGAGTACCGACTGCGTCCGGGTGACTCGCTGCTGCTCGACGGCGAGGGCCTGCACGGCCCGAACGAACTGGCGCAGTTGCCGATCCGCTTCCTGGCCGTCACCGCGTACCCGGACAATCACCAGGAGTGACGGGTAGCGTCGCCCCATGGCGATAGCGCGAATGGGTTCGATCACTCTGGACTGTTCCGACCCTCCGACTCTGGCTGCCTTCTGGCGAGACCTACTCGGCGGAGAGATCTCCCGCTCGGGCGAGAGATACGTCAGCGTCCGGTTCGCAGGCGGCCTGCTCACCGCCATGCGCGTGCCGGGTTACCGGCCGCCCACCTGGCCGGGCGGCGAACTTCCCAAGCAGATTCACCTCGACGTGGTCGTCGACGATCTGGATGCCGCAGTAGTCGAGTCCGTGAAACTCGGCGCACGGCTCGCGCCCGAGCAGTACGCACCCGCGGTGAGCCGTGTCCTGATCGACCCGGCCGGACATCCGTTCTGCGTCTGTCTGCCCGTGGGCCCGTTGAGCGAGTGATCACAGCACGAACTTTCAATTGAGTTGAAATTTCGATGAAGGTAAGCCTATGCTCACCGACGCATCGTCGACGCGTCGGAAGGCTCCTCCATGAGATTCGCTCGATCCGGGACCGCACGCCGGTCCGGACTGTTGTCCGGCCTGGTGGCCGCGGCCCTCGTCCTGGCGGGCTGCAGTTCGAGCGAGTCGCCGGCCGAGTCCGGCAGCACCGACTTCGAGACCGTCACGATCGAACACGCCCTCGGCAAGGCTGTCATCACCGAGCAGCCCGAGCGCATCGTCGCCCTCGGCATGGGCTCGGCCGAGACCGCCATCGCGCTCGGCACCGTGCCGGTCGGCGTCGAGGAATACAAGTGGGGCAGCGACGAGACCGGCTACCTGCCGTGGATCCGCGAGGCGGTCACCGAGCGTGGCGCGGAGCTTCCCGTACAGCTGACCGGCGGCAGCGAGATCGACATCGAGGCGGTCGCCACGCTCGATCCGGACCTCATCCTCGCGCCGTGGTCGGGCATCACGCAGCAGCAGTACGACTCACTCAGCACCCTCGCCCCCACCGTCGCCTACGCCGAGAAGGCGTGGACGATCACGTGGGAGGACCAGATGAAGATGATCGGCAAGGCCATGGGCAAGTCAGCCGAGGCCGAACAGGAGATCGCGAAGATCAAGTCCCAGTTCGCCGACAGCATTGCCGCGCACCCCGAGTACGCCGACGTCTCGTTCTCGTTCATCTACAACACCGGCCCCGGCACGCTGGGCGTGTTCTTCCCGAACGAGCAGCGGGTCGCGATGGTGCGCGGCCTCGGCCTGCAGGTCGATCCGATCGTGAACACCCTGCCGGAGACCGACGGCACCGACTCGTCGGTGATCGGGCTCGAGAACGCGCACCTGCTGAAGGACTCGGACCTGCTGTTCACGTTCTACTCGGACCCGGCGAACCGCGCCGAGACCGAGGCACAGCCGGTGTACGCCCAGATTCCGGCCGTCGCGCGCGGGTCCGTCGTGGCCCCGACGAACCAACCGTTCGTCACCGGCTCGTCGATGATCAATCCGCTGACTGTGCCGTGGTCGCTCGAACGCTACGTGCCGATGATCGACGAGGCGGTCGCCAAGCTCGACCAGCCCGCCGCCCAGGCCAACTAGTCAGGCCGTTCCGGCATTCTCGCCACCGGATGCTCCGCCGTCGCGTGCTCCCCCATCGCGTTCGGCCTTGAAGCGGTTCCACTCGCTGCGGAGCATCCGGTTGTCGATGATCCACCCCATGTAGTCCCGCATGTTCAGCACCCGGATGTGCGCCGGCCCCTTCGGGTCGGTGTGCGCAAGCGCCTCGGTCGCGAGGCGGCGCTGGTTCTCCAGGTACGCGTGCTCGTTCTCGAGGAATCCGCCCCACACGTCCGAATCCATTGCGTAGTAATGGGTTCGGTCTCGCGGCTTGCGGATCACTTTGACGAACCCGCGGTCGATCAACCGCCGGACGTACGTCGAGACAGAACCGCGACTGGCACCGAGTTCGGTGGCCAGCTCCTCGGCGGTCACCCCGGGCGACTCGTCGATGAGCAGGTACCCGGCGATGCGGCCCTCGATCCGTGACGCTCCGGCCGACTGCCAGTAGTCGGCGAAACTCCCGACGAACCAGTGCGAGAAGTCCTCTCCCTCCGCGGGACCTCCGCGTCCGGTGTTCCTGCCCTCGCTCATGCCGCCTCGAAATCCCGATTCATCGAAGTACCTTGCCGTCGAACATTATGCCGACGTCCGGGCCGAGACTCACGACACGGCAGGGCGACCGCTGCCCGCCTCGGAGAGGACGGGCAGCGGTCGCCCTGATCGTGCGATGCGCCGCTACGTGCGCTGTTCGGTGTTCGCAGCGCGTGTCACGAGCGCCTCGGCCGCATCCGCGACGGCCGCCGGATCCACCGGACCCGACCCGGACACCGTCACCGACACCGTCTCGGTCACGTACGCGGTCTCGCCGTGCTCGGTGACGTCGAGACCCTCGTGCTCGTCCTCGGGCCGCACCCGCAGGCCCAGCGTGAGGTCGATGCCCTTCGCGATGATCCACGTCACCGCGAACGAGTAGGCCAGCACCACACCCACTGCCAGCACCTGCTTGCCCAGCAGTGCGAAGCCACCTCCGTAGAACAGTCCGGCGACGCCGTTCGGGGCGTCCTCGGTGGCGAGCAGACCGATCAGCAGCGTGCCGAGGATGCCGCCGACGAGGTGGATGCCGACCACGTCGAGGGCGTCGTCGTAGCCCAGGCGGAACTTCAGCGACACCGCGAAGCAGCACAACGCGCCGGCGGCCGCGCCGATCAGCAGGGCACCGATCGGCGACACCGCACCACAGGCCGGGGTGATCGCGACCAGCGCCGCGATGAGACCCGACGCCGCACCGAGCGAGGTCGGCCGGCCCTCACGCAGACGCTCGACGAGCAGCCAGCCACAGATCCCGGCGCACGCCGCGGACACCGTGTTGAGGACGACGACGGACGCCGCATTGTCGGCCGCGAGCGCGGAGCCGCCGTTGAAGCCGAACCAACCGAACAGCAGGATGCCCGCGCCGAGCAGGGTCAGCGGAAGGTTGTGCGGGCGTGGCATGTTCGGGAATGCGTACCGCTTGCCCAGCACCAGCACCATCGCCAGCGCCGCGATGCCGGCGTTGATGTGGACCGCCGTGCCGCCCGCGAAGTCGATCGCCCCCAGCTTGTTCGCGATCCAGCCACCGATGACGCTGCCGTCGTCGGAGTCGAACGCGAACACCCAGTGCGCCACCGGGAAGTACACGAGGCTGACCCACAATCCGGCGAACAGCATCCAGGAACCGAACTTGATCCGGTCGGCGAGTGCGCCGGAGATCAACGCGACCGTGATGGCCGCGAACAGCATCTGGAATCCCGCCACCAGGGCCGGCGGCAGAGCGGGCTCCGCGGCCGGTTCGAGCAACTGCCCCAGCCCGACGAACTCGAGCGGATCGCCGAGAATGCCCAAGCCGCCCAAGGAGTTACCGAGGACGGCCGAGTAGCCGAAGAGCACCCACAGCACACCGACGACGGCGAACGAGCCGAACGTCATCATCATCATGTTGAGCGAGTTGCGAATGCTCACCATGCCGCCGTAGAACAGCGCGAGCCCGGGGATCATCAACGCAACAGCAGTGAAGGCTGCCAGTAACCATGCGGTATCGGCCGCCGCGAGAGCCTGCTCCATATCTGCCCACCTTGTGTCGGCCCGTTTTACACGGGGAATCGAGGTCATCCGAGAGTGAACGGCGGCTGTAAGGGCTGCGAGTAGCTCCGGTGAACAGTGCGTAACAGGGTTCGCACAGCAAATCCGGGGTTGCGTCTGTTTCATTTCATGCAACACTGTCCATCACCAAGAAACACCGGTGACCGGAGGTCGAGATGACAGACAGCACGACGGAGCACGCACGAATCGTGATCGTGGGCGGCGGACTCGAGGGACTGGCCATCGCGTGGTCCCTGGCCGAACGCGGCGAGACCGACGTCATCGTCCTCGAACGCGACACGCTGTGCTCGGGCATGACGGGCAAGTCCAGCGGAATCGTCCGGTGCCACTACGGAGTTCCGTCACTCGCCGCGATGGCGTGGCACGGCGTCGACGTGTTCTCCCGCGCCGAGGACATCTTCGGAACCGACATCGGCTTCCGGCAGACCGGATACGTCGTCGGCGTCGACGCGGCCAACCTGACGCCACTGCACGCCAACGTCGAGATGCACCGCGGCCTCGGCGTCCCGGTGGAACTGATCGACGCCGACGCCGTCGGCACGATGTGGCCGGGACTCCACCTCGACGACTTCGCCGGGTTCGCCTACGAACCGCTCGGCGGGCACGGCGACGCGTACATGACGGGCATGGCGTACGGCGCCCGCGCCCGCGCACTGGGCGTCCGAATCCGGCAGTCCACCAGCGTTGTTCGACTGATCCAGGACGAGACCGAGCGCGTGGTGGGCGTCGCGTGCGGCGACGGCTCCGAGATCCTCTGCGACACCGTCGTACTGGCGACCGGGGTGTGGAGTCCCGCACTGGCGGCGACCGCCGGCGTGCATGTGCCGATCCGCGCGCAGCGCGAGCAACTGGTCCTGGTGGACCAGGGCGAACCCACCCCCGATGTACCGACGTTCTCGGATCTGGTCAATCTGCAATACATTCGACGCGAGCCGAACGGGCACCTGCTGGTCGGCAACAGCGACCACTCCGCACCGGAGTTCGCCGATCCGGACAACTACCTCAACCGCGCCACCGACGGGTTCGTCGAGACCGCGATCGGCAAACTCGACCGGATCCTGCCCCACATGCCCGACGCGCGGCTCGCGTCGTCGTACGCGGGTTGCTACGACATCACGCCCGACTACAACCCGATCATCGGCCCCTCCCCCGCCGAGGGCCTGTTCCTCGCGGTGGGCTTCAGCGGCCACGGCTTCAAGATCTCCCCGGCCGTGGGACGCCTGGCCGCGGACCTGCTACTCGACGGCATCAGCAGCGACCCCGCCGTCGACGGGAACGACTTCCGCTACAGCCGTTTCGACGAGGGCAAACCCCTCGCCAGCCTGCACCCGTACGCCGGCGCGGGCGAGATGCGCTGAGCCCGAGAAGACCCCCGAAACGCCGAATGTCACATGCGTTCAGTCGAACTGAACGCATGTGACATTCGGTCACACGGGGAGGGTCAGGCCAGGATGTCGCGGCGGACGATGGTCTCGTCACGGCCCGGGCCCACGCCGATGCACGACATGAACGCGCCCGAGAGCTCCTCGAGCCGCAGCACGTAGTTCTGTGCCGCGACCGGCAGCTCCTCGAAGGTGCGGGCGCCGGAGATGTCCTCGGACCAGCCCGGCATCTCCTCGTAGATCGGCTTCGCGTGGTGGATGTCGGTCTGCGTCATCGGCATCTCGTCGACACGCACACCGTCCACGTCGTACGCGACGCAGATCGGGATGGTCTCCAGGCTCGACAGCACGTCGAGCTTGGTGAGGAAGTAGTCGGTGATGCCGTTGACGCGGGTCGCGTAGCGGGCGATCACGGCGTCGAACCAGCCGGTGCGGCGCGCGCGACCGGTGGTGACACCCACCTCGCCGCCCTTGACCGCGAGGTACTCACCGGACTCGTCGAACAGCTCGGTCGGGAACGGACCCGAGCCGACGCGCGTCGTGTACGCCTTGAGGATGCCGAGCACCGTCTCGATCTTGGTGGGGCCGATGCCCGAACCGACCGACGCGCCACCGGACGTCGGGTTCGACGACGTCACATACGGGTAGGTGCCGTGGTCCACGTCGAGCAGCGTGCCCTGCGAACCCTCGAGCAGCACGGTCTCGCCGCGCTCGAGTGCCAGGTTGAGCTGCAGACGGGTGTCGGCGATCCGGTGCTTGAAGCCGGCGGCCTGCGTCAGGACCTCGTCGACCACCTGCTGCGGGTCGAGGGCCTTGCGGTTGTAGATCTTGACGAGCACCTGGTTCTTGAATTCCAGGGCGGCCTCGACCTTCTGGGTGAGGATCTTCTCGTCCAGGACGTCGGCGACGCGGACACCGACACGCGCGATCTTGTCCTGGTAGCAGGGGCCGATTCCGCGGCCCGTGGTACCGATCTTCTTGGCGCCCAGGAAGCGTTCGGTGACCTTGTCGATGGCCACGTGGTACGGCATGATCAGGTGCGCATCGGCGCTGATCAGCAGCCCGCTGGTGTCGACGCCACGCTCCTCGAGCCCGGCGAGTTCCTCGAGCAGCACGCCCGGGTCCACCACCACGCCGTTGCCGATCACATTCGTGACGCCCGGCGTGAGGATGCCCGACGGAATCAGATGGAGTGCGAACTTGTCACCGTTCGGCAGGACCACGGTGTGTCCCGCGTTGTTGCCGCCCTGGTACCGCACGACCCACTGCAGGCTTCCGCCCAGTAGATCGGTAGCTTTGCCCTTACCTTCGTCGCCCCACTGGGCACCGATGAGGACGATTGCCGGCATTTCCCTGTCTCCTACGGTCGACGTGCAGACGTATCCGACTGCATGGTCCTGCCGTGGTGTAGGCAGTGGCCGGACGCACAGTCTAGCCGAGACCGACCGTCGTCCAGCCCACTAGCCCTCCGAACCCGCCCAAAACGGGCAGCGAAGCGGCCCGACCGTTTGCGACGCCCGCCCGCGTTCGGGTAGACATCGAAATGCCTTTGCGCGCGACGGATGCTCCGTCGCCGCTGCCGTGGCGTGGCGACGAACGTGAGAAGACGGGCGGTTCGTGGCTCCAGGTTCGAACTGCTCACCCACACGCCCATCCTCCGAATCGCCGGATCCGAACCGCAGCGTCGGGGACAAGCAAGGAGTGTCATGACCCCGGTAGTGCTCAAGTGCGGCGACGGGCCGCTACCGCTGGCGCTGCGGTCGCTCGACGTGTTCAACGCGCCCGCCCTCCCCGAGAAGGACGACTTCGACGAGGCGTTCGCCAAGCTCGAGACGGTCGAGAAGCCCCGACTGGTCATCGTCGGCGACGACGGCGCGTTCGCGGCCGCGCTGACCCGGCTGATGCGCACCGAGCGCCTGCACATCGAACTCGCCTACGTTCCGGAGGAGCGGACCGACGCCACCCACGCGTACGGACTGCGGACCGGATCCAAGGCGGCCTCGATCGCCGTCTCCGGTGTGGCGCGGCCGCTGCCCCTGATCCGCGACGACGCCGGCATCGCCCTCGTCGGTGAGGCCCGCATCTACGGATCCGAGCATGCGGGCGAGTTGATCGGCGAGGCGTACGTCGACGACACCCGGCTGTTCTCCGGCACCGTCCCCGGAATGCGCATCGTTCCGATTCCCGAACTGCCCGGCGTGCGCGCGACGGTCGACAAGCGACGCTGGTTCGGCGGGCACCGCTGGCTCACCGGACGCGCCGTCCAACTCGGATCGCCGGCGGCGGTACTGACCCGCGACGGTGTCCGCACCCCGCGGGCGGTCAAACGCTCGACCTTCTACCGCCACCACGAGGACTGGCTTCTCGTCTACGGCGCCTGAACCACGCTCGCCTGGATACTGGGAGGCATGTATCCCGACTCGCGTACCCGCTCCTCCGCGGTCCGGCCGAGCCCCGTGTTCCTCGGCATCGTGGCGGTCGCCGTGCTGGGTGGTGTCCTCGCGTGGCGGTCCACGGACTACGCGACGTCGGGCCGGATCGGCGTGTTCCTGCTGGTCGTCGCGGGCTGGGTGGTCACGCTGTGCCTGCACGAGTTCGCCCATGCGTTCGTCGCGTGGCGACACGGCGACCACGACGTCGTCATGCGCGGCTACCTCACCCTCGATCCACGCAAGTACACCCAGCCGCTGCTGTCGATCGGCCTGCCGGTGCTGTTCCTTGCGATCGGCGGTATCGGACTGCCCGGCGGCGCGGTGTACCTGAGGACCGGGTCGATGCCGCCCCGCGTACAGACGCGGATCTCCCTGGCCGGGCCCGCGGTGAACGCGGCGGCCGCGGTCGTGCTGCTGGTGGTGATCCGGCTGTTCGGACTGGACGGGCACAACCAGATGTTCTGGAGTGGGCTGAGCTTCCTGGCGTTCCTACAGGTGATGGCCACCGTGCTGAACCTGCTGCCGGTGCCGGGGCTCGAC
This window contains:
- a CDS encoding VOC family protein; this translates as MAIARMGSITLDCSDPPTLAAFWRDLLGGEISRSGERYVSVRFAGGLLTAMRVPGYRPPTWPGGELPKQIHLDVVVDDLDAAVVESVKLGARLAPEQYAPAVSRVLIDPAGHPFCVCLPVGPLSE
- a CDS encoding helix-turn-helix domain-containing protein, with product MSPSQRPVHRDTTEREVPADTPTGVDLERVIAAQVRKLRLASGLSVGDMAARVGISKAMLSKIENAQTSCSLSTLARLAAGLDVPVTSLFRGADTTRDAVFVESGNGAVIVGRGTRVGHHYELLGALRGQHKRLEPVLVTLTNASEVFPLFQHPGTELIYMLEGEMVYGHGESEYRLRPGDSLLLDGEGLHGPNELAQLPIRFLAVTAYPDNHQE
- a CDS encoding NAD(P)/FAD-dependent oxidoreductase, translated to MTDSTTEHARIVIVGGGLEGLAIAWSLAERGETDVIVLERDTLCSGMTGKSSGIVRCHYGVPSLAAMAWHGVDVFSRAEDIFGTDIGFRQTGYVVGVDAANLTPLHANVEMHRGLGVPVELIDADAVGTMWPGLHLDDFAGFAYEPLGGHGDAYMTGMAYGARARALGVRIRQSTSVVRLIQDETERVVGVACGDGSEILCDTVVLATGVWSPALAATAGVHVPIRAQREQLVLVDQGEPTPDVPTFSDLVNLQYIRREPNGHLLVGNSDHSAPEFADPDNYLNRATDGFVETAIGKLDRILPHMPDARLASSYAGCYDITPDYNPIIGPSPAEGLFLAVGFSGHGFKISPAVGRLAADLLLDGISSDPAVDGNDFRYSRFDEGKPLASLHPYAGAGEMR
- a CDS encoding site-2 protease family protein is translated as MYPDSRTRSSAVRPSPVFLGIVAVAVLGGVLAWRSTDYATSGRIGVFLLVVAGWVVTLCLHEFAHAFVAWRHGDHDVVMRGYLTLDPRKYTQPLLSIGLPVLFLAIGGIGLPGGAVYLRTGSMPPRVQTRISLAGPAVNAAAAVVLLVVIRLFGLDGHNQMFWSGLSFLAFLQVMATVLNLLPVPGLDGYGALEPHLRSRTRESLDKIKPYGLLLLIALLFVPQINSAFFDAIYWLFGLSGIPDYYAAFGSYLMQFWRS
- a CDS encoding ammonium transporter, with the translated sequence MEQALAAADTAWLLAAFTAVALMIPGLALFYGGMVSIRNSLNMMMMTFGSFAVVGVLWVLFGYSAVLGNSLGGLGILGDPLEFVGLGQLLEPAAEPALPPALVAGFQMLFAAITVALISGALADRIKFGSWMLFAGLWVSLVYFPVAHWVFAFDSDDGSVIGGWIANKLGAIDFAGGTAVHINAGIAALAMVLVLGKRYAFPNMPRPHNLPLTLLGAGILLFGWFGFNGGSALAADNAASVVVLNTVSAACAGICGWLLVERLREGRPTSLGAASGLIAALVAITPACGAVSPIGALLIGAAAGALCCFAVSLKFRLGYDDALDVVGIHLVGGILGTLLIGLLATEDAPNGVAGLFYGGGFALLGKQVLAVGVVLAYSFAVTWIIAKGIDLTLGLRVRPEDEHEGLDVTEHGETAYVTETVSVTVSGSGPVDPAAVADAAEALVTRAANTEQRT
- a CDS encoding iron-siderophore ABC transporter substrate-binding protein — translated: MRFARSGTARRSGLLSGLVAAALVLAGCSSSESPAESGSTDFETVTIEHALGKAVITEQPERIVALGMGSAETAIALGTVPVGVEEYKWGSDETGYLPWIREAVTERGAELPVQLTGGSEIDIEAVATLDPDLILAPWSGITQQQYDSLSTLAPTVAYAEKAWTITWEDQMKMIGKAMGKSAEAEQEIAKIKSQFADSIAAHPEYADVSFSFIYNTGPGTLGVFFPNEQRVAMVRGLGLQVDPIVNTLPETDGTDSSVIGLENAHLLKDSDLLFTFYSDPANRAETEAQPVYAQIPAVARGSVVAPTNQPFVTGSSMINPLTVPWSLERYVPMIDEAVAKLDQPAAQAN
- a CDS encoding GbsR/MarR family transcriptional regulator gives rise to the protein MSEGRNTGRGGPAEGEDFSHWFVGSFADYWQSAGASRIEGRIAGYLLIDESPGVTAEELATELGASRGSVSTYVRRLIDRGFVKVIRKPRDRTHYYAMDSDVWGGFLENEHAYLENQRRLATEALAHTDPKGPAHIRVLNMRDYMGWIIDNRMLRSEWNRFKAERDGGARDGGASGGENAGTA
- a CDS encoding adenylosuccinate synthase is translated as MPAIVLIGAQWGDEGKGKATDLLGGSLQWVVRYQGGNNAGHTVVLPNGDKFALHLIPSGILTPGVTNVIGNGVVVDPGVLLEELAGLEERGVDTSGLLISADAHLIMPYHVAIDKVTERFLGAKKIGTTGRGIGPCYQDKIARVGVRVADVLDEKILTQKVEAALEFKNQVLVKIYNRKALDPQQVVDEVLTQAAGFKHRIADTRLQLNLALERGETVLLEGSQGTLLDVDHGTYPYVTSSNPTSGGASVGSGIGPTKIETVLGILKAYTTRVGSGPFPTELFDESGEYLAVKGGEVGVTTGRARRTGWFDAVIARYATRVNGITDYFLTKLDVLSSLETIPICVAYDVDGVRVDEMPMTQTDIHHAKPIYEEMPGWSEDISGARTFEELPVAAQNYVLRLEELSGAFMSCIGVGPGRDETIVRRDILA
- a CDS encoding FMN-binding glutamate synthase family protein is translated as MTTHTPGLRESATFDRDVIHEIQRAADTGIYDIRGWGAKRKLPHFDDLLFLGASMSRYPLEGYRERCDTDVVLGDRHAKFPLHLDIPITIAGMSFGALSGRAKEALGRGASEVGTSTTTGDGGMTPEERGQSKNLVYQYLPSRYGMNPDDLRKADAIEVVLGQGAKPGGGGMLLGQKITDRVAGMRTLPVGVDQRSACRHPDWTGPDDLAIKIIELREITGWEKPIYVKVGATRTYYDVKLAVKAGADVIVVDGMQGGTAATQDVFIEHVGIPTLAAIPQAVQALQEMDVHRRGANGATGESGGVQLIVSGGIRSGADVAKAMALGADAVAIGTAALIALGDNHPRFQKQYEAIGSSAGFYDDFQAGRDPAGITTQDPELQQNFDPVEGGRRLANYLRVLTMEAQTLARACGKSHLRNLEPQDLVALTIEASAMARVPLAGTSWIPGQL